A single window of Acetobacteraceae bacterium DNA harbors:
- the shc gene encoding squalene--hopene cyclase yields the protein MAKTKEQQTLKEVKPAFKIKSFLELLEKKLGAAQDALLKHQNKDGHWVFELEADATIPAEYVLLEHYVDRIDPEKEEKIAKYLRDRQEEHGGWPLYYDGKFDLSASVKAYYALKVIGDSPDAPHMRKAREAILRHGGAERSNVFTRILLALYGQVPWDAVPVMPVELILLPRKAFVSIWNMSYWSRTVIAPLLVLAALRPLAINPKNVHIDELFRTRPSKIKDWIRGPYRSWWGYAFKALDVVLRKVEPFFPRRTRRRAIGKAIAFIEERLSEGGLGAIYPAMANVVMMYRALGVKDNHPLAREAWDSIQDLLVEKNEEIYCQPCVSPVWDTGLASVALIEVFDGNDTVLKEETKKHLIEAAEWLKERQILDVRGDWAVNTAKDIEPGGWAFQYENPYYPDVDDTAVVGIFLHRLDAKKNSFAIERARKWVKGLQSTNGGWGAFDIDNDLDILNQTPFADHGALLDPPTADVSARCVSFLAQVGKDEDIQSLERGIAYLRKEQEADGSWFGRWGTNYIYGTWSVLSAFNAAELPHDDAAIQKAVRWLEKVQREDGGWGEDCASYEGAEPGSYRRSLPTQTAWALLALMAVGEVHSEVVQRGIDYLLSTQNENGEWEESFHNAVGFPRVFYLRYHGYKHFFPLLALSRFKNLKENDIKSTSWGI from the coding sequence ATGGCTAAAACGAAAGAACAGCAAACTTTAAAAGAAGTAAAACCGGCCTTTAAAATAAAGTCTTTTTTAGAGTTGTTGGAAAAGAAGCTTGGTGCGGCTCAGGATGCTCTTCTTAAGCATCAAAATAAAGATGGACATTGGGTTTTTGAGCTTGAGGCGGATGCCACTATTCCTGCTGAATATGTTTTACTGGAACATTATGTTGACCGTATTGATCCTGAAAAAGAAGAAAAAATTGCTAAATATCTTCGTGATCGGCAGGAAGAACACGGTGGATGGCCGCTTTATTATGATGGAAAATTTGATTTATCTGCCAGTGTAAAGGCGTATTATGCCTTGAAGGTGATTGGTGATTCTCCAGATGCACCACATATGCGTAAAGCCCGTGAAGCCATTTTAAGGCATGGGGGTGCTGAAAGAAGTAACGTGTTTACACGTATTCTTTTGGCTCTTTATGGTCAGGTTCCTTGGGATGCCGTGCCCGTTATGCCCGTTGAGCTTATACTTTTGCCACGTAAGGCATTTGTTTCAATATGGAACATGTCTTACTGGTCTCGAACCGTGATTGCGCCATTACTTGTTTTGGCAGCTTTGCGTCCGTTGGCTATTAATCCAAAAAATGTTCATATTGATGAACTCTTTAGAACACGCCCTTCTAAAATTAAAGACTGGATACGGGGTCCGTACCGCTCTTGGTGGGGATATGCTTTCAAAGCTTTAGATGTCGTTCTTCGTAAAGTAGAGCCTTTTTTCCCACGCCGTACCCGTCGCCGTGCTATTGGAAAAGCGATTGCTTTTATTGAGGAAAGATTAAGTGAGGGCGGACTTGGGGCGATTTATCCTGCAATGGCTAATGTTGTCATGATGTACAGGGCTCTGGGAGTTAAGGACAACCATCCTTTAGCCCGTGAAGCGTGGGACAGTATCCAGGATTTACTCGTTGAAAAGAATGAAGAAATTTATTGTCAGCCATGCGTTTCGCCTGTGTGGGATACGGGACTTGCAAGTGTAGCGCTTATTGAAGTTTTTGATGGAAACGATACCGTCTTAAAAGAAGAAACCAAAAAGCATCTCATAGAGGCGGCCGAATGGTTAAAAGAGCGTCAAATTCTTGATGTCAGAGGGGATTGGGCTGTCAATACAGCAAAAGATATTGAGCCGGGTGGATGGGCTTTTCAATATGAAAACCCCTATTATCCAGATGTAGATGATACAGCCGTTGTCGGTATTTTCCTTCATCGTTTAGATGCAAAAAAGAATTCTTTTGCAATTGAGCGTGCTAGAAAATGGGTTAAGGGCCTACAATCTACAAACGGGGGATGGGGTGCTTTTGATATCGATAATGATCTTGATATTTTAAACCAAACACCTTTTGCAGATCATGGTGCGCTTTTAGATCCGCCAACGGCAGATGTTTCGGCACGCTGTGTTTCCTTTTTAGCACAGGTTGGTAAAGATGAGGATATTCAAAGTCTAGAAAGAGGGATTGCTTATCTCCGTAAAGAGCAGGAGGCAGATGGTTCTTGGTTTGGGCGTTGGGGCACGAATTATATTTATGGAACATGGTCTGTCCTTTCCGCTTTTAATGCTGCGGAACTTCCACATGATGACGCAGCGATCCAAAAAGCAGTTCGCTGGTTAGAAAAAGTGCAAAGAGAGGATGGCGGATGGGGAGAGGACTGCGCCAGCTATGAAGGGGCAGAACCGGGTAGCTATCGCCGTAGTTTGCCAACGCAAACAGCATGGGCATTATTGGCATTAATGGCTGTGGGAGAAGTCCATTCAGAAGTCGTTCAACGTGGAATTGATTATTTGCTTTCAACACAGAATGAAAATGGGGAATGGGAAGAGAGTTTTCATAATGCTGTTGGTTTTCCGAGAGTCTTTTATTTGCGCTATCATGGGTATAAACATTTCTTCCCCTTGCTCGCTCTCTCACGTTTTAAAAATCTGAAAGAGAATGATATCAAAAGTACAAGCTGGGGGATTTGA
- the recO gene encoding DNA repair protein RecO: MKEWTSLALILTLRPYGERGAIVSFFTQDYGLKYSFAYGVFSKKNRSLWQKGNLVQLHWKTHLRSNLGTASIEVVRNYTAPIYDRALVLALISSLSVLLNLSMPEEDPLPNLFSETLDFLELTASACDLVLLEKYILWEKNLLAYMGFGLSLSSCILSGRKDNLLYVSPKTGAAVAAGEAEEWKKRLFHLPKIMGGSWQELDPLSIEWGLALTGHFLEKIFIEMRHSELPLERKFLLKTFEEVKDNLSN; this comes from the coding sequence ATGAAAGAATGGACTTCTCTAGCACTGATTTTAACGCTTCGTCCATATGGTGAAAGAGGTGCTATCGTTAGTTTTTTTACGCAAGATTATGGATTAAAATATAGTTTTGCCTATGGTGTTTTTTCAAAAAAAAATAGATCTCTTTGGCAAAAAGGAAACCTTGTTCAGCTACATTGGAAAACTCACTTAAGAAGTAATTTAGGAACAGCTTCAATTGAGGTTGTACGCAACTACACAGCGCCGATTTACGACAGAGCCCTTGTGTTGGCACTTATTAGCAGTCTGTCTGTCTTGCTGAATCTTTCAATGCCAGAAGAGGACCCTTTACCAAATCTTTTTTCGGAAACACTTGATTTTTTAGAACTGACAGCTTCTGCTTGCGATCTTGTTTTGTTAGAAAAATATATTCTTTGGGAAAAAAATTTATTAGCTTATATGGGCTTTGGTCTTTCTCTTTCCTCCTGTATTCTGAGCGGCAGGAAAGATAATCTGTTATATGTTTCACCAAAAACAGGTGCTGCCGTTGCGGCAGGAGAAGCAGAGGAATGGAAAAAGAGACTTTTTCATTTGCCAAAAATTATGGGAGGAAGTTGGCAGGAGTTAGATCCGCTTTCAATAGAATGGGGCTTGGCTTTAACAGGGCATTTTTTAGAAAAAATCTTTATTGAAATGAGACATTCAGAATTGCCATTAGAACGAAAATTCCTTCTAAAAACATTTGAAGAAGTAAAAGATAATTTAAGTAATTAA
- the rpsB gene encoding 30S ribosomal protein S2: protein MADRAFTMRQLLEAGVHFGHHTRRWNPAMGRYIFGVRNNIHILDLQQTVPLLNQALKAARDVAAAGGRVLFVGTKRAAEQPIADAAQRCGQYYVNHRWLGGMLTNWKTITGSIRRLGSIEETLGENEVGLTKKELLDLTRKRDKLERSLGGIKEMGGLPSLLFVIDTNREKLAIEEARKLNIPVAAILDSNSDPSGITYPIPGNDDAIRAINFYCDLMAGAVLDGISAEMAASGADLGEIENIGEEIPNVEETSKEKEEAAS, encoded by the coding sequence ATGGCAGATCGCGCCTTTACAATGCGTCAGCTATTAGAAGCTGGCGTTCATTTCGGACATCATACACGTCGCTGGAATCCAGCAATGGGTCGATATATTTTTGGTGTTCGCAACAACATTCACATCCTTGATCTTCAGCAGACAGTGCCTTTGCTGAACCAAGCCCTAAAAGCTGCACGTGATGTTGCTGCTGCAGGTGGACGTGTTCTTTTTGTTGGCACAAAGCGTGCTGCGGAACAGCCAATCGCAGATGCAGCACAAAGATGTGGTCAGTATTATGTCAATCACCGCTGGTTAGGTGGTATGTTGACGAACTGGAAAACGATCACAGGTTCCATCCGTCGTTTAGGCTCAATTGAAGAGACTTTAGGCGAAAATGAGGTCGGTTTAACAAAGAAAGAGTTGCTTGATCTTACCCGTAAACGTGACAAATTAGAGCGTTCTTTGGGCGGAATTAAAGAAATGGGCGGCTTGCCAAGTCTTCTTTTTGTCATTGATACAAATCGTGAGAAATTGGCGATTGAAGAAGCTCGTAAGTTGAATATTCCTGTGGCTGCTATCTTGGATAGTAACTCAGATCCATCTGGTATTACATATCCTATCCCAGGAAATGATGATGCTATTCGTGCTATCAATTTTTACTGTGATCTCATGGCAGGTGCCGTTCTTGACGGAATTTCTGCAGAAATGGCTGCCTCTGGTGCCGATTTGGGTGAAATTGAAAATATCGGAGAAGAAATCCCAAACGTTGAAGAAACTTCTAAAGAAAAAGAAGAAGCCGCTTCTTAA
- a CDS encoding elongation factor Ts gives MAAISAQLVRDLRERTGAGMMDCKKALSESNGNIDEAIDWLRTKGLSQAAKKSGRAAAEGLVAIASNGTRGAMVEINAETDFVARNESFQNFVEQVAQAALEVGEDLDAISKAKLASGRTVADELTHLVATIGENMVLRRAKVIEVSTGAVASYIHGALKPGVGRIGVLVGLEGASEASVIEDLGRRVGMHVAAARPVSLCIEDLDPKALEHERSVLSEQARASGKPEAIIEKMVDGRVRKFYEEVVLLEQIWVHDGESKVNKVLSKENISLKAFERFQLGEGVEKAEDDFAAEVAKAAGQ, from the coding sequence ATGGCTGCTATTTCAGCTCAATTAGTGAGAGATCTGCGTGAACGTACAGGCGCAGGGATGATGGATTGCAAGAAAGCCCTTTCTGAAAGCAATGGGAATATTGACGAGGCAATCGATTGGCTTCGTACAAAAGGTCTTTCTCAAGCCGCTAAGAAGTCTGGCAGAGCTGCTGCAGAAGGTCTCGTTGCCATTGCAAGCAACGGTACCCGTGGGGCAATGGTCGAGATCAATGCAGAGACAGATTTTGTGGCTCGGAATGAGTCATTTCAAAATTTTGTTGAGCAAGTTGCACAAGCTGCTTTGGAAGTTGGTGAAGATCTTGATGCAATTTCTAAAGCAAAATTAGCTTCTGGCCGTACTGTTGCTGATGAGTTGACACATCTTGTTGCGACAATCGGTGAAAACATGGTTCTGAGACGTGCCAAAGTTATCGAAGTTTCAACAGGTGCAGTTGCTAGCTATATTCATGGCGCTTTGAAACCGGGCGTTGGCCGTATTGGCGTTTTGGTTGGTCTTGAAGGCGCGTCAGAAGCTTCAGTCATCGAGGATTTAGGTAGAAGAGTTGGGATGCATGTTGCCGCAGCGCGTCCTGTTTCTCTATGTATCGAAGATCTAGATCCAAAAGCTTTGGAACATGAACGCTCTGTTTTAAGTGAGCAAGCACGTGCCTCCGGTAAACCAGAAGCCATTATTGAAAAAATGGTTGATGGGCGTGTTCGTAAATTTTACGAAGAAGTTGTTTTGCTAGAGCAGATCTGGGTTCATGACGGCGAAAGCAAAGTAAATAAAGTTCTTTCAAAAGAAAATATTTCTTTAAAAGCTTTTGAACGTTTCCAGCTTGGTGAAGGTGTTGAAAAGGCAGAAGATGATTTCGCAGCAGAGGTTGCAAAAGCTGCTGGTCAATAA
- the parC gene encoding DNA topoisomerase IV subunit A, with protein sequence MGNLTIGHIEDCTFSRAISERYLAYAMSTIMSRSLPDVRDGLKPVHRRLLYAMHELRLNPENGFKKCARVVGDVIGKFHPHGDASVYDALVRLAQTFAARYPLVEGQGNFGSVDGDGAAAMRYTESRLTTTAMLMLEGLNNNAVDLRPTYDNEDREPIVLPSLFPNLLANGIAGIAVGMATSIPPHNAAELYKAAQKLIEKPEMNIQSLMKYIKGPDFPTGGILTTSQAEMVESYETGRGSFTVRAKWIVEKKTPKNWKIVIIELPYMVQKSRLIEQIADLMQQRKISFLEDIQDESTTDIRIVLEPKSSLLDPKQIMERLFQLSALENRFSLNMNVLENGRIPKVMSLKDVLQSWIDHVHEGLVRRSNYRLEAVNRRIEILEGFLKLFLHLDEVIRIIREEDEPKKRMIQIFNITDLQAEYILNMRLRSLRRLEETQIKEEHCGLLKEKADLERLLASSDLRLQRVSSNFFELEKIFKKRKEDKRLTELELPPENLDLSGLEEIDKEPITISISEEGWLRAFKGHELDHSSWRFKEGDSHAFAIEIQTTDKFCLFDSSGRVFTISAGELPGGKGFGVPVRTLVEIAVDAKIIGILPLVKEIQEVLLVSNNARGMIVTADILSSEKRTGRQVFNPDKDHQLSFIFPIKDENHALFLTKAGNMLIFPLNQIPRMQRGKGVSLQKTKGARIKTIRLFNLEKGLAWKEKGALKKEKDLKLWIANRGQQGRRSPDWA encoded by the coding sequence GTGGGTAATTTGACAATTGGGCATATTGAAGATTGTACGTTTTCAAGAGCAATAAGTGAGCGCTATCTTGCGTATGCCATGTCAACCATTATGTCGCGTTCTTTGCCCGATGTGAGAGATGGTTTGAAACCAGTACATCGTCGTTTACTTTATGCCATGCATGAGCTTCGCCTTAATCCTGAAAATGGTTTTAAAAAATGTGCGCGTGTGGTGGGGGATGTTATTGGTAAATTTCATCCTCATGGGGATGCCTCTGTTTATGATGCCTTAGTTCGTTTGGCTCAAACATTTGCCGCACGTTATCCGCTCGTTGAAGGGCAGGGAAATTTCGGCTCTGTGGATGGTGATGGGGCAGCGGCTATGCGTTATACGGAAAGCCGTTTAACGACAACAGCAATGCTGATGCTTGAGGGCTTAAATAACAATGCCGTAGATCTACGTCCGACTTATGATAATGAAGATCGTGAACCAATTGTTCTACCCTCTCTGTTTCCCAATCTTCTCGCCAATGGGATTGCAGGGATTGCTGTTGGCATGGCGACAAGCATTCCACCACATAACGCCGCAGAATTATATAAAGCCGCTCAAAAGCTTATTGAAAAGCCAGAGATGAATATTCAGTCTTTAATGAAATATATTAAAGGCCCAGATTTCCCGACAGGAGGTATTTTAACAACCTCCCAAGCGGAAATGGTTGAATCTTATGAAACAGGACGGGGCAGTTTTACCGTAAGAGCAAAATGGATTGTCGAAAAAAAGACACCGAAAAATTGGAAGATTGTGATTATAGAACTGCCTTATATGGTTCAGAAATCGCGTCTCATTGAACAAATTGCTGATTTAATGCAACAGCGTAAGATCTCTTTTTTAGAGGATATACAGGACGAAAGTACTACAGATATCCGTATTGTTTTAGAGCCTAAAAGTTCTTTGCTGGATCCAAAACAAATTATGGAGCGGCTTTTTCAATTAAGTGCTTTGGAAAATCGCTTTAGTTTGAATATGAATGTTCTGGAAAATGGTAGAATTCCAAAGGTCATGTCCTTGAAAGATGTTTTACAATCTTGGATTGATCATGTTCATGAAGGTTTAGTGCGCCGGAGTAATTATCGTTTAGAGGCTGTTAATCGTCGAATTGAAATTCTTGAGGGATTCTTAAAGTTATTCCTTCATTTAGATGAGGTTATTCGCATTATCCGTGAGGAGGATGAGCCTAAAAAACGGATGATTCAAATCTTTAACATTACGGATTTACAGGCAGAATATATTTTAAATATGCGTTTGCGTTCTTTGCGTCGTCTCGAAGAAACACAGATTAAAGAGGAGCATTGTGGGCTTTTAAAAGAAAAAGCGGATCTCGAAAGATTGCTTGCCTCTAGTGATCTTAGATTACAGCGTGTTAGCAGTAATTTTTTTGAGCTTGAAAAAATCTTTAAAAAGCGAAAAGAAGATAAACGTCTCACTGAACTTGAATTGCCGCCTGAAAATCTTGATTTGAGTGGTTTAGAAGAAATTGATAAAGAACCTATTACAATTTCGATTTCGGAAGAGGGCTGGTTAAGAGCTTTCAAAGGCCACGAATTGGATCATTCCTCGTGGCGTTTTAAAGAGGGAGATTCACACGCTTTTGCAATAGAAATTCAAACGACGGATAAATTTTGTTTATTTGATAGTTCTGGGCGTGTTTTTACAATTTCTGCTGGAGAATTACCTGGTGGAAAAGGGTTTGGCGTTCCTGTTAGAACGCTTGTAGAAATTGCTGTGGATGCAAAAATTATTGGTATTTTACCCTTAGTGAAAGAAATCCAAGAGGTTTTATTGGTTAGTAATAATGCAAGAGGCATGATTGTGACTGCTGATATTTTGAGCAGTGAGAAACGGACGGGAAGGCAAGTTTTTAATCCAGATAAAGATCATCAACTTTCCTTTATCTTTCCAATTAAGGATGAAAATCACGCTTTGTTTTTAACAAAAGCAGGGAATATGCTTATTTTTCCGCTTAATCAAATTCCAAGAATGCAACGTGGAAAAGGTGTTTCTCTCCAGAAAACAAAAGGCGCACGTATAAAAACAATTCGATTATTTAATCTTGAAAAAGGTTTGGCTTGGAAAGAAAAAGGTGCCTTGAAAAAAGAAAAAGATTTAAAGCTTTGGATTGCGAATAGAGGGCAACAGGGCAGGAGATCTCCTGATTGGGCTTAA